A stretch of bacterium DNA encodes these proteins:
- a CDS encoding RtcB family protein — protein sequence LGAGNNFVEVQVVEQILDPPTANAFGLFEGQICVMVHSGSRGFGYQICTDFLPVMNKAADKYGIPLPDRQLACAPVTSPEGQRYLAAMRCAANFAWVNRLVMHHFAREALKDILDLSEDRCGFALVYDVCHNIAKLEEHMVEGRKRRVCVHRKGATRSLPANHPLVPPAYRHVGQPVLIPGDMGRASYVLVGAETALVESFGSAPHGAGRLMSRHQGAKLARGEEVRARLAQQGIIVQARSRATLAEEQPDVYKDVEEVVRVAAGAGLATPVAKLQPIGAIKG from the coding sequence CTGGGGGCGGGCAATAACTTCGTGGAGGTGCAGGTGGTGGAGCAAATCCTCGATCCACCGACCGCCAATGCCTTCGGGCTGTTCGAGGGACAGATCTGCGTGATGGTTCACTCCGGTTCACGAGGCTTCGGCTATCAGATTTGTACCGACTTTCTGCCGGTCATGAACAAGGCCGCCGACAAGTACGGTATCCCTCTGCCCGACCGCCAACTTGCCTGCGCGCCGGTCACCAGCCCGGAAGGGCAGCGCTACCTCGCCGCGATGCGCTGCGCGGCCAATTTCGCATGGGTGAACCGCTTGGTTATGCATCACTTCGCTCGCGAGGCATTAAAAGACATCCTCGACTTGTCTGAGGATCGCTGCGGATTCGCGCTGGTCTATGACGTATGCCACAATATCGCCAAGCTCGAGGAGCACATGGTGGAGGGGCGAAAGCGGCGGGTGTGCGTGCATCGCAAGGGAGCCACCCGGAGCCTTCCGGCCAATCATCCGCTGGTTCCGCCCGCCTACCGGCATGTCGGCCAACCGGTGCTGATTCCCGGCGATATGGGCCGTGCCTCGTACGTGCTCGTGGGTGCCGAGACCGCTCTCGTCGAGTCGTTCGGATCGGCTCCGCACGGAGCGGGGCGGCTGATGTCCCGCCATCAGGGGGCGAAACTCGCGCGGGGCGAGGAAGTGCGGGCTCGACTGGCCCAGCAAGGGATCATTGTTCAAGCCCGCAGCCGGGCCACGCTGGCCGAGGAGCAACCGGACGTGTACAAAGACGTGGAGGAAGTGGTGCGGGTGGCGGCGGGAGCGGGCTTGGCGACGCCGGTGGCCAAACTGCAGCCGATTGGAGCCATCAAGGGCTGA